From a region of the Fischerella sp. JS2 genome:
- a CDS encoding precorrin-8X methylmutase has protein sequence MEWHITDAESLALIDSEIGEHVFSPAEYEIVRRVIYSTADFEYKSLIRFSERALQAGAAALASRTTIVVDVPMVQVGVNYAIQSTFANAVYCSMDTPTRPQKEKTKAAWGIETLAKRYPEGLFVIGQAQTALSTLVNLIEAEEIRPALVIATPPGFINTDKDKERLQDSLIPNITIDSRKGGALVAAAIVDGLIDLAWQAYGKAN, from the coding sequence ATGGAATGGCACATAACTGATGCTGAGAGTTTAGCGCTAATTGATAGCGAGATTGGCGAGCATGTCTTCTCACCTGCCGAGTATGAAATTGTTCGGCGGGTAATTTATAGTACGGCTGATTTTGAATACAAATCTTTGATTCGTTTTTCTGAACGTGCTTTGCAAGCAGGAGCAGCAGCCTTGGCTTCACGCACAACTATTGTTGTAGATGTGCCGATGGTACAGGTAGGTGTTAACTACGCTATTCAAAGTACCTTTGCTAACGCCGTGTATTGCAGTATGGATACACCTACTCGTCCTCAAAAAGAAAAAACTAAAGCAGCTTGGGGAATTGAAACTTTAGCTAAACGTTACCCTGAAGGTTTATTTGTAATTGGTCAAGCACAAACTGCTTTGTCTACATTAGTTAATTTAATTGAAGCGGAAGAAATTAGGCCTGCTTTGGTGATTGCTACACCACCAGGTTTTATCAATACAGATAAAGATAAAGAACGTTTGCAAGATTCTCTGATACCAAACATTACAATCGATAGCCGCAAAGGCGGAGCATTAGTTGCAGCTGCGATCGTTGATGGTCTAATAGATTTAGCTTGGCAAGCCTATGGGAAAGCGAACTGA
- a CDS encoding phosphate ABC transporter permease — MLVPLTRQKFNQLIPLIATGPQYKYYWGKFPDFLQRLLISVVIAAVYVLIRLFAMPGFGPILFVLGVIGAFYWLWGPVFWASMRNAKCRRYKYSGFFRGRVLDWWITDELIGKQETVDNKGDLVIVENREKRINLEVGDETGFTAQLRAPLRVEHKVIARGQKVEMVVMSNRPDLSKIEEITDIYIPSRDLWVSDYPYLRRDYFPEVSRRLRDRPAERPRRRRPPEEQRDRRRVEEWE, encoded by the coding sequence ATGCTTGTCCCACTGACTCGCCAAAAATTTAATCAACTCATTCCTTTAATTGCTACTGGCCCGCAGTATAAGTATTACTGGGGAAAATTTCCAGATTTTTTACAGAGGCTGTTAATTTCTGTGGTCATTGCAGCTGTTTATGTGTTAATAAGGCTTTTTGCCATGCCTGGTTTTGGCCCCATTCTATTTGTCCTGGGAGTAATTGGTGCTTTTTACTGGCTGTGGGGGCCTGTATTTTGGGCGAGTATGCGAAATGCCAAATGTCGCCGTTACAAATATAGTGGCTTTTTCCGTGGTCGGGTTTTGGATTGGTGGATTACAGACGAATTGATTGGTAAACAGGAAACCGTTGACAACAAAGGTGATTTGGTAATAGTAGAAAACCGGGAAAAGCGAATCAACCTGGAAGTAGGTGACGAAACCGGATTTACAGCTCAACTTAGAGCGCCATTACGGGTAGAGCATAAAGTAATTGCTCGTGGTCAAAAAGTAGAAATGGTGGTAATGTCAAATCGTCCTGACTTGAGCAAAATTGAAGAAATTACCGATATCTATATTCCTAGTCGGGATTTGTGGGTCAGTGATTATCCTTATTTGCGACGAGATTATTTTCCTGAAGTTAGTCGTCGTTTACGCGATCGCCCAGCAGAAAGACCCCGCAGACGTCGACCACCAGAGGAACAAAGGGATAGGAGAAGAGTGGAAGAATGGGAGTAA